The nucleotide window ACCAGGTCAACAATACCCAGATGGTGCAGCTGGCCAATATCAGCCAGGTGGATCCGCATTTGGGCAAGGTGATGCTGAAAAGCGGTATTGTGCTGGACATTACCGAACGCCGGAGAAAGGACTTACTGAACCGGATGCAGCGGTAGCGGGTATATACAGGGATTTACTTATTCTTATATACTGATATTTAAGGTATTTGCGCCTTTCTGATTGTTCAATTTCAATATTTTCTGGTGGCCCTTTCAATTTCATCCAAGAAAAACCACATTTTTTAACCGGTCTGACGCCCTCTACCCTTTTTTTTCCCTTTTTAACATTTTGCGCGGAGAATACGTAACAATAATTTAACAAAAAAATTTGGTGGAATAACTTTTGATCGTACTTTTGACCCGTCAAACAAAATAGTCAGACAGTCAGACTACAGTATTGACGGAGTATCTATGGCAGAACAAGACCAAAAGCGGACGTTAATTCTAGAGGCTGCTTTAAAGCGCTTCAAGCGGTTCGGTTTGTCTAAAACTACCATGGAAGAGATCGCCAGGGATCTGGAAATCTCGAAAGGTTCTTTGTATTACTATTTTTCAGATAAGGAATCCATTTACGTAGCGGTGGTGGAGCGTATGATAGCAGATTGTTTTTTTGATATGTCTGCTTATGTGGAAGAAGCCACTTCCACAGATGCGATCATCAACCGTTATCTGGAGCTGAAAGAGAGGATGCTGGTGGAGTATCATTTTTTATTCGGGATAAACGAATGGATCAAGGATGTTCCTTCCAGCCGGATGCGGCAAACGATAGAGTTGTTGCAGACCGTGGAAGTTTCTTTTCTTTCTGCCACTATCCGGAGGGGGATCAGCATTGGTGAGCTGAATGAAGCCACTGATCCTGAAGCTACGGCGCAGTTGCTTGTCAACGTATTATTTGGCTTATGGGTAATATGGTGCAAATGGCAGGCGACAGGTTTTGACCCTCATGACCGGAATGGCCTGAGATGCTTTATGGAAAGGGAAAGACAAGTATTGTATATTTTCTTTAATGGATTAAGATATAAACCGACAATCAACCAGGATCGGCATTCATGTATGTAGAAGAATCAAAGAAAGAGAGAACAGTTTTAATGTATATTTAAATTTTACGAAAGATGAAAAAGTTGATTGTAATGGCCGCAGTAGCACTGTTCGGCACACAAGTAGCAAAGGCACAGTTATCAAAAGGCGATGTTATCCTGGGCGGAAATGTTAACGTAAGCACCACTTCTGCTAAAGTAAAAGGCACTGATGCAAAAGAAACAAACACTACTTTCGGTATCAGCCCTAAAGTAGGTTATGCACTGAACTCTAACTGGGTAATCGGTGTATTTGCCAACTCTCAGTTCGGCACCGAAAAAGCAGTATCCGGCGTAAAAACTAAAACCCTGGAAATCACTCCTGGTATCTTCGCCCGTAACTACCATATGATCGGTCAGAGCAAATTTGCTTTCTTTGCTGAAGCTAACGCTGGCTACGGTTTTGGTAACACTAAAGTAGGTGACACAAAAACTGAAACCATCAATGGCTTTAACGTAAACGTACTGCCTGGTATCACTTACTTCGTGACCAAACACTTCATGATTGAAGGTGCATTCGGTGGTCTGGGTTACTCTTATGTTCAGCATAAAAATGAAGCAACCGGAGTTAAAACAAACGTTAGCAACTTCGACTTCAACTTCACTAAACAGCTGAACCTGGGTGTTAACTTCATATTCTAATCCAGAATTTGATTGATGTTATACATAAGAAAGTCAAAAGGTTAGATAGATTGGAGAATCCCGCTGCAGTATTACTGTAGCGGGATTTTTGCTTTTGGTACTTTTTAATTTGCCTGATACATATTGATGCACATGATGCACAACAAAAAGCCCCGCCGGTTGTCCGGCGGGGCTTCATTATGTTAGAAAGAATCTGATTATCCGTTCATGGAGATCAGGAACTCTTCGTTGTTTTTAGTGCCACGCATGTGCTGGAGCATAAAGTGCATAGACTCGTCAGTGTTCATATCTGCCAGGTGATTGCGCAGGATATGGATACGTTTGAGGGAGTCTTTGTCGAGCAGCAGGTCATCACGGCGGGTAGAAGATGCAGATACATCGATAGCCGGGAAGATGCGTTTGTTAGCCAGTTTACGATCGAGCGCGAGCTCCATGTTACCGGTACCTTTAAATTCTTCGAAGATCACCTCATCCATTTTGGAACCGGTATCTATCAGTGCTGTAGCGAGGATAGTGAGTGAACCACCATGTTCAATTTTACGGGCAGCACCAAAGAATTGTTTTGGTTTCTGCATCGCGTTGGCTTCCACACCACCACTCAACACCTTACCGGATGCGGGTGCCACGGTATTGTGAGCTCTTGCCAGACGTGTGATGGAGTCGAGCAGGATAACTACATCGTGCCCGCATTCTACGAGACGTTTGGCTTTCTGCAAAGCGATAGCAGACACTTTTACGTGTTTCTCTGCTGGTTCATCGAAGGTAGAAGCAATTACTTCTGCTTTCACACTGCGTTCCATATCAGTCACCTCTTCCGGACGTTCATCGATCAGTACCACCATCAGATAAATTTCAGGGTGGTTGGTAGCGATGGCGTTGGCCACTTCTTTCAGCAGCATGGTTTTACCTACCTTAGGCTGCGCAACGATCAGGCCGCGCTGTCCTTTACCGATAGGTGTAAACATATCCATGATACGGGTGGAGTAGTTATTGGAAGTAGTTGTCAGTTTCAGCTTTTCGAAAGGGAACAACGGTGTCAGGTAGTCGAAAGGCACGCGGTCACGTACTTCTTCAGGAGACTTACCATTGATGGTTTCCACTTTCAGCAGTGCGAAATATTTCTCTCCTTCTTTTGGCGGACGAACGGAACCCTTAACGGTGTCGCCGGTTTTCAGGCCAAAGAGTTTTATCTGTGAAGGAGAAACATAAATATCGTCCGGGGAACTCAGGTAGTTATAGTCAGAAGAACGGAGGAAACCGTAGCCGTCGGGCATCATTTCCAGCACGCCTTCGCTGAGGATTACACCATCAAACTCGATGTTGAAGATAGCATCCTTTTTAGGATACCGCTGTTTCTGCGCAGCAGGAGCAACCGTATCAATGCCTTCAGGCATCACAAAATCATCATCCTCTTCTTCCTCTTCTGCAGCCGGAACAGCAGTCACTTCTTCCTCCTCTTCTTCTTCCACTTCATCTTCAGTGAAAGCCGGGATAATGATATCATCATCATCATCGAAAGTGAGCGATGGAATGCTGTCCAGGTCTATATCAAAGTCTTTTATTTTGGATTTAGTTGCCGGAGCTGGAGCCGGTTCTGGTTCCATTTCTTTTGTTTTACCGGGAGCTTTTTTGGCAGATTTTTTTGCGGCTGGTTTTTCTTCAGCAACGGAGGGTTCTTCCGTTTCGTGATGCGCTTCGTCTTTCTTTACAGGTTTGCGTTTACGTGCTTTTTTCTCTTCTCCGTTGGACTGGTTATCTTCTGAGGCCATCACTGCTTGCTTGTCCAGTATTTTGTAGATCAGGTCCTGTTTGTTCAGTTTTTTTGCGTTGGGAACATCAAGCTTCTCAGCAATGTCAAGCAGCTCAGGAACGAGCATGTCGTTCAGTTGTAAGATGTCGTACATCATCTGTGTTGTCAAATTTTAGAAGTGTTGTGAGGCGGGTACCACTGCATACCAACATACACCAATTACAAATAATTGTTTTGTGTCAAGAAATTTAATTAGATTATTAAATTTGATAGGGAATGATTGAGTTTAGGAACTGCTGATGAAGATGTGAAAATGAACTTAATCAGTCAGATTATAACGCAAGATTAAAACAAGTTTTATTATTATCCAAAAAAACTTGCCCCCAAATGCCCCGCAGTCACCGTTGTTCAGCTATCTGGCCCCACTACTTCCGGCTATAAAAGCGTAGTAGCGCGGTCCTTAAATCTGAGCCTGATCATATATCCGTTTTAATATTATATCAATTTTTAACATTTCTTTTGCAACCAGACAGGAGTATATTATCTTGTTAAGCCACCATTAGTGTTATGGACTATGGCGGAGAACACTTATTTTTGCAATCCTAAAAAAATTAATTTATGAGCCAAAGAGTGAAAGTCAAGCAAATCCTGTCCGATGACAGGACGCATTACGAAGTAACAGTAAAAGGTTGGGTGCGTTCCTTCCGCAACAACCAGTTTATAGCGTTAAACGACGGCTCTACCAATAATAATCTGCAAGTAGTTATCAACATAGAAAATACCGATGCAGCCCTGCTGAAGCGGATCACCACCGGTGCAGCCATCAGCGCCACCGGAGAAGTTATCCCTTCTCTCGGCAAAGGCCAGCGCGTGGAACTGAAAGCCAGCAGCCTGGAAATACTGGGAGACTGCGATGCGGAAAAATACCCTTTACAGCTGAAAAACAAGCCCAGCCTGGAATACCTGCGTGAAATCGCTCACCTGCGTTTCCGCACCAACACCTTCGGCGCTGTTTTCCGCGTACGCCACTCCCTGGCTTTCGCAGTACACAAGTTCTTCAACGAACAGGGCTTCGTATACCTGCATACACCCATCATTACCGCTTCCGATGCAGAAGGTGCCGGTGAAATGTTCAGGGTTACCACCCTCGACATGAAAAACCCGCCCCGTACGGAATCCGGCGAAATTGATTTCAAAGAAGACTTCTTTGGGAAGTCTACCAACCTGACCGTTTCCGGGCAACTGGAAGGCGAACTCGGTGCGATGGCTTTCGGAGAGATCTATACCTTCGGCCCCACCTTCCGTGCTGAAAATTCCAACACCGCCCGTCACCTGGCGGAATTCTGGATGATCGAGCCGGAGATGGCCTTCTATGAACTGGAAGATAACATGGACCTGGCAGAAGCTTTCATCAAATCCCTCATCAGCCACATCCTGGAGCACAACCGCGAAGACCTCGACTTCCTGGCCGCCCGACTGGCAGAAGAGGAAAAACAAAAGCCACAACAGGAACGCAGCGAAATGGGACTGCTGGAAAAACTGGAGTTCGTACTGAACAACGAATTCATGCGCATCACCTACACTGAAGCCATCGAGATCCTGAAAAACAGCAAGCCTAACAAAAACAAGAAGTTCCAGTATCTCATTGAAGGATGGGGCGCAGACCTCCAGAGTGAACACGAACGCTATCTCGTGGAGAAACACTTTAAAAAGCCAGTAATCCTGACTGATTATCCGAAAGAAATCAAGTCCTTCTACATGAAGCTCAACGAAGACAATAAAACCGTAAGAGCAATGGACATCCTCTTCCCCGGCATCGGTGAGATGGTAGGCGGTTCACAACGTGAAGAAGATTACGATAAACTGGTAAAACGCATGGAAGAAATGCATGTACCGGTAGATGAACTGTCCTGGTACCTCGATACCCGCCGCTTTGGCACCGCACCGCACTCCGGCTTCGGTCTGGGCTTCGAGCGTATGATGCTGTTCGTAACCGGTATGACCAACATCCGCGACGTGATTCCTTTCCCAAGGACACCGAAAAATGCCGACTTCTAACTGTGATGAATAAATCATAACTACCCTGTATGAGCCTTGCTTGTACAGGGTTTTTTATGCTTTTATATTTTTTATTTTTTTGTTCCTCATGTTTTTATGGAAAGTGATGCAGGCTGCATCTATTTAGCAGAAAGCGCTTTCAACCATTTTTTTCGTATATGCAAAACCGTTAGTTATGGCTGAAATGAATACGACTGCTCCCAATGGCCGCCACTGCGGCAAAAGAACACGCAGCAACAAAAAATCAACCCGTGTGGATATGACCCCCATGGTAGACCTGGGTTTTCTGCTGATCACATTTTTTATGCTTACCACTACCCTGGCACAGCCCAAAACCATGGACCTGCTGATGCCCCGCAGTGACGGAGATCCTATGTCACTGGCTGCCAGCAAAGCACTGACTGTTATCCTGGGACCTCAGGGTCGCATCGCCTGGTATGAAGGCATCGGAGATGATCCTTCCCGGCCGCCACAGGTAAATTATACCTCTTTCGCCAACCATAACGGCATCCGCGATATCATCATCCGTAAAAAAGAAGCAGTGAGTAATGCCTTCCACAAAAATGATCTGATGGTGCTCATCAAAGCCGACAAGCAGGCCCGCTATGAAAATGTGGTGGACATCATGGATGAAATGCTGATCAACCAGGTAGACCGCTACGCTATTGTCGACATCCATCCCAAAGAAGAAGCCTATTTTAAGTAATGCTGCGACATGTCTGCAGTCTCCTTATCTGCTTCGGCTGCTGCACCATTCGTACCTGATATTCCGTACCTTTACCGCTCCAAAACAATTAAACGATATGGCAATTACCCACTCCATCCCATCAGTAGACCTGGCAGACTTCACCTCCGGTGATGCCGACAGGAAAGCTGCTTTTGTGCAGCAACTGGGAAAGGCTTATGAAGAAGTTGGTTTTGTAGCGGTAAAGAATCATGGTATTCCCGACGAGCTGATTGCAGACCTCTACAATTACGTACAAGCGTTTTTCAAGCTTTCCTTCGAAACCAAACATACATACGAAATTCCTGAACTGGCCGGCCAGCGCGGTTACACCTCCTTCGGTAAGGAACACGCCAAAGGTTATGAGGCACCTGACCTGAAAGAGTTTTTCCAGTTTGGTCAGACTGTGGAAGACAATGACCCTATCGGGGAAGAATATCCACCTAACGTAGCGGTGGCAGAAGTACCAGCTTTCACACCGACCTTTTTTAAAGCTTACCGCGGCTTTGAGACTTCCGGCAAGCACCTGCTGCAGGCTATCGCCCTGTTCCTGGGCCTGGACGAGCACTACTTCGATGACAAAATACACAATGGTAATTCCATTCTCAGGGCCATCCACTACCCTCCTATCACTCAGGAGCCTAAATCGGCTATCAGAGCGGAACAACATGAGGATATCAATCTGATTACCCTGCTGGTAGGCGCTTCTGCCGACGGCCTGCAGATCCTGGACAAACAAGACAACTGGGTGCCGGTAACATCTCTGCCCGAACAGATTGTGGTAAACGTGGGCGATATGCTGCAACGCCTTACCAACAACCGGTTAAAATCCACTACGCACCGGGTTGTCAACCCACCCCGCGAAAAGTGGCATACCTCCCGTTATTCCATCCCCTTCTTCCTGCATCCTAAATCCGGTATGAAGCTGGATTGTCTGGAAAGCTGCGTTACCGCCGAAAATCCGCTGGCATATGAGCCTATCACTGCCGGTGAATACCTCGATGAACGCCTGCGCGAAATTGGGCTGAAAAAATAAACTGTCTCCTGACATACAAAGTCCCGGCAAGGTTACTTACCGGGACTTTACATTTTATCCTGCGCACGGGCAAGTCTGGTTATTTTCTTTCGGCTTCTCTGTATGGTTATTTTTTCGCTGGTTTTTCCAATATGGTCAGACTTTTAGTCCGGGCACTCTTTCATGCCGGTGGGTTAAATCTTCGCAAGAACAAACTATCACAACGGATAAAAGGCCATATTCGATTAGATAGCCTCCCGTATTACAAGTATTGTGCCTTTGTTACATTACAGATTAGTATAATTAGCAACACTATTGTATTTTGTAGGATTATTTTTACTAACTTATTGAATCCTTTGGAGCGGAATTCACTTTATCAATAACTGTGTTTCTACGTCATATACCTTTTCTCAAAGCGGTGCTATTACATAGCATAACTGCCTACGGTGGCCCGCAGGGGCACCTGGCAATGATGATGAAAACATTTGTGTACCAGCGAAAAGATGTTACCGAGCAGGAGCTGATGGAATATAATGCTTTCTGCCAGTTGCTTCCCGGGGCATCATCATCCCAAACCCTTACCCTCATTGGCTATAAACGCGGTGGCGTATTACTGGCCATCTTTACCCTGCTTATCTGGATCACGCCGGCCTGCCTGATGATGGGCTCGCTTAGTTTCCTGCTGCAGTATTTCGATAAAAGGGCCTTACAAACAGATATTTTTAAATACGTACAGCCTATGGCGGTAGGCTTTCTGGCCTATGGCGGCCTCAAGGCATACCGGATCAGCATCAACAATGTGGCCACCTTTGTGATCATGATCGTAGCTATGTTTGCTGCCTGCTACCTCAAATCACCCTGGACCTTCCCCGCCCTGATCATATTGGGCGGCATTGTTTCCAACTTCAGTAACAAACGTATTCCGGATATTTCAGATAAACCCAAAAAAATACAGTGGGGAAATATATGGCTGTTTGTGCTCATCTTCGTACTGGCAGGTATCCTCTCGGAATATGCCCGCTCCCATGAATGGGTGACGCGCCGTCCCTTCAACCTCTTTGAGAACTTCTACCGTTTCGGCAGCCTGGTATTCGGCGGGGGTGATATCCTGATCGCCATGATGCTGGAACAGTATGTGACCCGTGCCAAATCGCAGTATCTGAGCGCGGAGGAACTGCTTACCGGTGCTGGTATTATGCGTGCGCTCCCTGGCCCCACCTTCTCAATATCCGCTTATGTAGGAGGCATGGCCATGCGTAATCTGGGCATGGGCTACCAGTTTTTAGGCTGTGTGCTGGCACCGATCGCTATTTTCCTGCCAAGCCTGTTACTGGTGCTCTTCTTTTTCCCTATCTGGCATAACCTGAAAAAATATGTGATCATCTACCGCGCCCTCGAAGGCATCAACGCAGTAGTAGTCGGTATCATGTGGGCCGCCACCTTTATTCTCTTTCTGGCGATCCCTACCAACTGGTACAACATCCTGATCATGATCTGTACCCTGGCATTACTGATATTTACGAAACTCCCATCGCCATTTATCGTAATTGCCTGCCTCATCATGGGCTGGATCCTGTAAGCTGCTAAATATTGTACTCTTTGATCTTATTGTACAGCGTAGTAAGGCCGATGTCGAGCAACTCTGCTGCCCTCGTCTTATTGCCCTTTACCTGACCCAGTACTTTGATGATATGGCTTCTCTCCATATCTGCCAGTCGAAGAGAAGATGCGTTGTCATCTTTCCCCTGCTGGAAATCAAAAGGCAGAGAAGACACATCCAGTATATCCGTGTCCGTGAGAATGGCCGCCCTTTCAATCACATTACGCAATTCCCTGATATTACCCTTCCAGCTATGTTGTTGTAAAGCCTGCAGAAAAGCAGGACTCATACCCGTCAGCCGTTTGTT belongs to Chitinophaga sp. HK235 and includes:
- a CDS encoding TetR/AcrR family transcriptional regulator, producing the protein MAEQDQKRTLILEAALKRFKRFGLSKTTMEEIARDLEISKGSLYYYFSDKESIYVAVVERMIADCFFDMSAYVEEATSTDAIINRYLELKERMLVEYHFLFGINEWIKDVPSSRMRQTIELLQTVEVSFLSATIRRGISIGELNEATDPEATAQLLVNVLFGLWVIWCKWQATGFDPHDRNGLRCFMERERQVLYIFFNGLRYKPTINQDRHSCM
- a CDS encoding outer membrane beta-barrel protein, encoding MKKLIVMAAVALFGTQVAKAQLSKGDVILGGNVNVSTTSAKVKGTDAKETNTTFGISPKVGYALNSNWVIGVFANSQFGTEKAVSGVKTKTLEITPGIFARNYHMIGQSKFAFFAEANAGYGFGNTKVGDTKTETINGFNVNVLPGITYFVTKHFMIEGAFGGLGYSYVQHKNEATGVKTNVSNFDFNFTKQLNLGVNFIF
- the rho gene encoding transcription termination factor Rho → MYDILQLNDMLVPELLDIAEKLDVPNAKKLNKQDLIYKILDKQAVMASEDNQSNGEEKKARKRKPVKKDEAHHETEEPSVAEEKPAAKKSAKKAPGKTKEMEPEPAPAPATKSKIKDFDIDLDSIPSLTFDDDDDIIIPAFTEDEVEEEEEEEVTAVPAAEEEEEDDDFVMPEGIDTVAPAAQKQRYPKKDAIFNIEFDGVILSEGVLEMMPDGYGFLRSSDYNYLSSPDDIYVSPSQIKLFGLKTGDTVKGSVRPPKEGEKYFALLKVETINGKSPEEVRDRVPFDYLTPLFPFEKLKLTTTSNNYSTRIMDMFTPIGKGQRGLIVAQPKVGKTMLLKEVANAIATNHPEIYLMVVLIDERPEEVTDMERSVKAEVIASTFDEPAEKHVKVSAIALQKAKRLVECGHDVVILLDSITRLARAHNTVAPASGKVLSGGVEANAMQKPKQFFGAARKIEHGGSLTILATALIDTGSKMDEVIFEEFKGTGNMELALDRKLANKRIFPAIDVSASSTRRDDLLLDKDSLKRIHILRNHLADMNTDESMHFMLQHMRGTKNNEEFLISMNG
- the asnS gene encoding asparagine--tRNA ligase, which codes for MSQRVKVKQILSDDRTHYEVTVKGWVRSFRNNQFIALNDGSTNNNLQVVINIENTDAALLKRITTGAAISATGEVIPSLGKGQRVELKASSLEILGDCDAEKYPLQLKNKPSLEYLREIAHLRFRTNTFGAVFRVRHSLAFAVHKFFNEQGFVYLHTPIITASDAEGAGEMFRVTTLDMKNPPRTESGEIDFKEDFFGKSTNLTVSGQLEGELGAMAFGEIYTFGPTFRAENSNTARHLAEFWMIEPEMAFYELEDNMDLAEAFIKSLISHILEHNREDLDFLAARLAEEEKQKPQQERSEMGLLEKLEFVLNNEFMRITYTEAIEILKNSKPNKNKKFQYLIEGWGADLQSEHERYLVEKHFKKPVILTDYPKEIKSFYMKLNEDNKTVRAMDILFPGIGEMVGGSQREEDYDKLVKRMEEMHVPVDELSWYLDTRRFGTAPHSGFGLGFERMMLFVTGMTNIRDVIPFPRTPKNADF
- a CDS encoding biopolymer transporter ExbD, whose translation is MAEMNTTAPNGRHCGKRTRSNKKSTRVDMTPMVDLGFLLITFFMLTTTLAQPKTMDLLMPRSDGDPMSLAASKALTVILGPQGRIAWYEGIGDDPSRPPQVNYTSFANHNGIRDIIIRKKEAVSNAFHKNDLMVLIKADKQARYENVVDIMDEMLINQVDRYAIVDIHPKEEAYFK
- a CDS encoding isopenicillin N synthase family oxygenase gives rise to the protein MAITHSIPSVDLADFTSGDADRKAAFVQQLGKAYEEVGFVAVKNHGIPDELIADLYNYVQAFFKLSFETKHTYEIPELAGQRGYTSFGKEHAKGYEAPDLKEFFQFGQTVEDNDPIGEEYPPNVAVAEVPAFTPTFFKAYRGFETSGKHLLQAIALFLGLDEHYFDDKIHNGNSILRAIHYPPITQEPKSAIRAEQHEDINLITLLVGASADGLQILDKQDNWVPVTSLPEQIVVNVGDMLQRLTNNRLKSTTHRVVNPPREKWHTSRYSIPFFLHPKSGMKLDCLESCVTAENPLAYEPITAGEYLDERLREIGLKK
- the chrA gene encoding chromate efflux transporter; translated protein: MFLRHIPFLKAVLLHSITAYGGPQGHLAMMMKTFVYQRKDVTEQELMEYNAFCQLLPGASSSQTLTLIGYKRGGVLLAIFTLLIWITPACLMMGSLSFLLQYFDKRALQTDIFKYVQPMAVGFLAYGGLKAYRISINNVATFVIMIVAMFAACYLKSPWTFPALIILGGIVSNFSNKRIPDISDKPKKIQWGNIWLFVLIFVLAGILSEYARSHEWVTRRPFNLFENFYRFGSLVFGGGDILIAMMLEQYVTRAKSQYLSAEELLTGAGIMRALPGPTFSISAYVGGMAMRNLGMGYQFLGCVLAPIAIFLPSLLLVLFFFPIWHNLKKYVIIYRALEGINAVVVGIMWAATFILFLAIPTNWYNILIMICTLALLIFTKLPSPFIVIACLIMGWIL